The Aerosakkonema funiforme FACHB-1375 genome contains a region encoding:
- a CDS encoding hybrid sensor histidine kinase/response regulator — protein sequence MKFLYFNNLSSKFLSKIPLKFIFTVPFLIELFVIVGLVGFLSYKNGKEAVNDIASQLREKITLEIQEYIENQLSYLVTIHKLNVDAIERSELSLDLQDRANKKYLYLWQMIKNFDRVSRIGLASQVKNQYLEVWRKPETGELRFVISNSSTNYFTFEYAISPQGQPTKVMKKIIRYYDPRQRPWYIGAVKAGKLNWQPIYSGIDYNIFFLDLCQPIYDREGKLLGVISATYELDKLQAFLHQHKIGKNGKTFIFDREGLLVATSQQESSLNNSNYLKKLQRPSIEQSSDPLIQATAKYLKKYFVDFHKIEQNYQMEFKYKDELQFLQISPYKDELGLNWLIVTVVPESDFLEHIYTNTRQTILLCFIAFMLVIIIGIWTANSVIKPLVKLNDAAKYIAEGQLNRTVKIERIYELGELANSFNRMAHHLQELFETLEDKVQKRTEELAIAKEKAEVANQAKSMFIANMSHELRSPLNAILGFSQLMVRDKDIPADLYENAGIIYRSGEYLLTLINNILDLSKIEASKITLNPKDFDLHRLLDDLEDMLHLRANNAGLKLVFERAENVPRYICTDEVKLRQVLINLLSNALKFTSQGQITLDVFHGDRETTDVFDLHFRIRDTGVGIATAELPKLFDAFSQAQAGKEMQEGTGLGLAISRKFVQLMGGEISVESELGKGTTFQFSIQAKLGQEIASDPTKEHSRVLGLAPGQPTYKILTVDDKVINRQLLIKLLNPLGFEVKEASNGQEAIAIWDEWEPHLIWMDMRMPVMDGYEATKHIKSTTKGRATAVIALTASVLEEEKAITLSAGCDDFIRKPFKEQMIFETLAKHLGVEYIYEQTKGVEADFPAENVLSSEDLKVMSDDWIVKLYNAAMAADLKCAIELIEEIPETENILAKNLTKIVSLFEFQQLIDLAQPLISQD from the coding sequence ATGAAATTTTTATACTTTAATAATTTATCTTCTAAATTTTTGTCAAAAATACCTTTAAAATTTATTTTTACCGTTCCCTTTTTGATTGAACTTTTTGTCATAGTAGGATTAGTTGGTTTTCTATCTTATAAAAATGGGAAAGAAGCAGTTAATGATATTGCTTCTCAATTACGTGAAAAAATCACCTTAGAAATCCAAGAATATATTGAAAATCAGCTATCTTATCTAGTTACGATTCATAAACTTAACGTTGATGCGATCGAGCGAAGTGAACTAAGTCTCGATCTACAAGATCGAGCTAATAAAAAATATCTTTATTTATGGCAAATGATTAAAAATTTCGATCGAGTTAGTCGAATTGGTTTAGCTTCTCAAGTAAAAAATCAATATTTAGAGGTTTGGAGAAAACCAGAAACCGGAGAATTAAGGTTTGTTATTTCCAATTCTTCTACCAATTATTTCACCTTTGAATATGCCATTAGTCCCCAAGGTCAGCCTACCAAAGTAATGAAAAAAATTATCAGATATTACGATCCCAGGCAACGTCCTTGGTATATTGGAGCAGTCAAAGCAGGTAAACTAAATTGGCAGCCAATTTATTCAGGAATTGACTACAATATCTTTTTTCTCGACCTTTGTCAGCCAATTTACGATCGAGAAGGTAAACTTTTAGGTGTGATTTCTGCTACTTATGAATTAGATAAATTGCAAGCTTTCCTTCACCAACATAAGATTGGCAAGAATGGTAAAACATTTATTTTCGATCGAGAAGGTTTATTAGTAGCGACTTCTCAACAGGAAAGTAGTCTTAATAATAGTAATTATTTGAAAAAGCTCCAACGACCATCTATCGAGCAAAGTAGCGATCCGCTCATTCAAGCTACAGCCAAGTATTTAAAAAAATACTTTGTTGATTTTCATAAAATTGAGCAAAATTATCAAATGGAATTCAAATATAAAGACGAACTCCAATTTCTGCAAATTTCCCCTTATAAAGATGAGTTAGGTCTAAATTGGTTAATTGTTACTGTCGTGCCAGAATCAGACTTTTTAGAACATATTTATACCAATACTAGGCAGACAATTTTATTGTGCTTTATCGCTTTTATGTTAGTGATAATTATTGGTATCTGGACGGCCAATAGCGTGATTAAACCCCTTGTAAAATTGAATGATGCTGCCAAATATATTGCTGAAGGTCAATTAAATAGAACAGTAAAAATAGAACGAATTTATGAATTAGGAGAACTGGCTAACTCATTTAATAGGATGGCTCATCACTTACAAGAGTTGTTTGAAACTTTAGAAGATAAAGTTCAAAAAAGAACAGAAGAGTTGGCGATCGCTAAGGAAAAAGCAGAAGTTGCCAATCAAGCCAAAAGTATGTTTATTGCCAATATGAGCCATGAATTGCGCTCGCCTCTCAATGCTATTCTTGGCTTTTCGCAATTGATGGTACGCGACAAAGACATCCCTGCCGACCTATATGAAAATGCTGGCATCATTTATCGCAGCGGCGAGTATTTACTAACATTAATTAATAATATTCTAGATTTATCAAAAATCGAAGCAAGCAAAATTACCCTCAATCCTAAAGACTTTGACCTCCATCGCTTGCTTGACGATCTAGAAGATATGCTACATTTACGAGCTAATAATGCAGGCTTAAAGTTGGTTTTTGAGCGAGCAGAAAATGTTCCCCGCTATATTTGCACTGATGAAGTAAAATTACGTCAGGTTTTAATTAATTTACTCAGTAATGCGCTCAAATTTACCTCCCAGGGTCAAATTACTCTCGATGTCTTTCACGGAGATCGAGAAACCACAGATGTTTTCGATCTCCATTTTCGGATTCGCGATACAGGCGTGGGAATTGCCACTGCCGAATTACCAAAACTTTTTGATGCCTTTAGTCAAGCCCAAGCTGGCAAAGAAATGCAGGAAGGAACTGGTTTAGGTTTAGCAATCAGTCGCAAGTTCGTCCAGCTGATGGGTGGGGAAATTTCGGTAGAAAGTGAATTAGGAAAAGGTACAACTTTTCAATTCTCTATTCAGGCTAAACTCGGTCAAGAAATAGCCAGCGATCCTACAAAAGAACATTCAAGAGTACTGGGACTTGCTCCCGGACAGCCTACCTACAAAATTCTCACAGTAGATGATAAAGTAATTAATCGACAATTGCTAATTAAGTTGTTGAATCCTTTGGGATTTGAGGTGAAAGAAGCTAGCAACGGTCAAGAAGCGATCGCAATTTGGGATGAGTGGGAACCCCACCTGATTTGGATGGATATGAGAATGCCTGTCATGGACGGCTACGAAGCTACCAAACATATCAAGTCCACCACCAAAGGGCGGGCTACGGCGGTGATTGCTTTAACTGCTAGTGTCCTCGAAGAAGAAAAAGCCATCACCCTAAGTGCAGGTTGTGACGACTTTATCCGCAAACCGTTTAAGGAACAGATGATTTTTGAAACTCTTGCCAAGCATTTAGGTGTGGAATATATTTACGAACAAACGAAAGGGGTTGAAGCAGACTTTCCCGCAGAAAATGTACTGTCATCTGAGGATTTAAAAGTTATGTCTGATGACTGGATTGTCAAATTATACAATGCGGCGATGGCGGCAGATTTGAAGTGCGCGATCGAACTGATAGAAGAAATACCCGAAACCGAAAATATTTTAGCTAAAAATCTCACGAAAATTGTCAGTCTATTTGAATTTCAACAGTTGATTGACCTAGCACAACCCCTGATAAGTCAGGATTAG
- a CDS encoding Coenzyme F420 hydrogenase/dehydrogenase, beta subunit C-terminal domain, translated as MTLSVDSPQHKKAKALKPGSRRPAKELCSECGLCDTYYVHYVKEACAFINQQIAELEEQIHGRSRNLDNPDDWYFGVNQNMMAARKIEPIPGAQWTGIVSTIAIEMLNRNLVEGVVCVQNTKEDRFQPMPIIARTPAEILAARVNKPTLSPNLSVLEQIAQSGMKKLLVIGVGCQIQALRAVEKKLGLEKLYVLGTPCVDNVTRAGLQKFLDTTSRSPETVVYYEFMQDFQVHFKHEDGSIEKVPFFGLNTKELKDVFAPSCMSCFDYVNGLADLVVGYMGAPFGWQWIVVRNNTGQEMLELVMDKLETQPVMSQGDRRNAVQQSIPAYDKGVTLPMWAAKLMGVVIEKIGPKGLEYARFSIDSHFTRNYLYVQRHHPEKLEAHVPEYAKRIVGQYKLPQK; from the coding sequence ATGACCCTCTCAGTTGACTCCCCCCAGCACAAAAAAGCCAAAGCCCTCAAACCGGGTAGCCGTCGCCCCGCCAAAGAACTGTGTAGCGAATGCGGCCTTTGCGATACATATTATGTCCATTATGTCAAGGAAGCTTGCGCTTTCATCAATCAGCAGATAGCCGAACTGGAAGAACAAATTCACGGGCGCAGTCGCAACCTGGATAACCCCGATGATTGGTACTTTGGTGTCAATCAAAACATGATGGCAGCACGCAAAATCGAGCCCATTCCAGGGGCACAGTGGACGGGGATTGTCAGTACCATTGCGATCGAAATGCTCAATCGCAACTTAGTCGAAGGCGTCGTCTGCGTCCAGAATACCAAAGAAGACCGCTTTCAACCAATGCCAATAATTGCCCGTACCCCAGCAGAAATCCTGGCAGCGCGGGTGAATAAACCAACCCTTTCGCCTAACCTTTCCGTGCTGGAACAAATCGCACAATCTGGCATGAAAAAACTGTTAGTAATTGGCGTCGGCTGTCAGATTCAAGCCTTGCGTGCAGTGGAGAAAAAATTAGGTTTAGAAAAACTCTACGTTTTGGGTACTCCCTGTGTCGATAACGTCACTCGCGCCGGACTGCAAAAATTCCTCGATACCACCAGTCGCTCGCCCGAAACAGTGGTATATTACGAATTCATGCAAGACTTCCAAGTTCACTTCAAACACGAAGACGGTTCCATTGAAAAAGTACCGTTTTTTGGTTTGAATACCAAAGAATTAAAAGATGTATTTGCTCCTTCCTGCATGAGTTGTTTTGATTACGTTAATGGATTGGCAGATTTAGTCGTCGGCTACATGGGCGCACCCTTCGGTTGGCAGTGGATAGTAGTCAGAAATAACACGGGTCAGGAAATGCTCGAACTCGTAATGGATAAACTAGAAACTCAACCAGTAATGTCGCAAGGTGACAGGCGCAACGCCGTCCAGCAAAGCATTCCCGCTTACGATAAAGGCGTAACCCTTCCCATGTGGGCAGCTAAACTAATGGGCGTCGTTATCGAAAAAATCGGCCCCAAAGGATTGGAATATGCCCGCTTTTCGATCGATTCCCATTTCACTCGTAACTATTTGTATGTGCAGCGGCATCACCCAGAAAAATTAGAAGCCCATGTGCCAGAATATGCTAAGCGAATTGTCGGGCAGTACAAATTGCCCCAGAAATAA
- the cysE gene encoding serine O-acetyltransferase encodes MLNALLADFRIIFERDPAARNWLEVLFCYPGLQALLFHRFAHRLYILGIPFIPRLISHIARFFTGIEIHPGASIGKGVFIDHGMGVVIGETAIVGDYALIYQGVTLGGTGKESGKRHPTLGENVVVGAGAKVLGNIQIGNSVRIGAGSVVLRDVPSNCTVVGIPGRIIYRSGVRVNPLEHGSLPDSEAEVIRTLVDRIESLEQQLQNLQTQVSTIPSPVPVSMAAAIDSCERALLNSDSTDRYLKSCRIRDKAIQEFLDGAGI; translated from the coding sequence GTGCTAAACGCCCTGCTAGCTGATTTCCGCATCATCTTCGAGCGCGACCCTGCCGCTCGCAACTGGCTAGAAGTATTATTTTGCTATCCCGGTCTGCAAGCGCTTCTGTTTCATCGTTTTGCCCACCGGCTTTACATCCTGGGTATTCCCTTCATCCCCCGTTTAATTTCCCACATCGCTCGTTTTTTTACAGGTATTGAAATACACCCCGGCGCGTCGATCGGCAAAGGGGTTTTTATCGACCACGGTATGGGTGTAGTGATCGGCGAAACCGCCATCGTAGGAGATTACGCCCTCATCTACCAAGGCGTCACCCTTGGCGGTACCGGGAAAGAAAGCGGCAAGCGCCACCCCACTTTAGGAGAAAATGTCGTAGTGGGAGCCGGCGCTAAAGTCTTGGGCAATATCCAAATCGGTAACAGCGTCCGCATCGGTGCCGGTTCGGTAGTGTTGCGAGATGTACCTTCCAATTGCACCGTTGTAGGCATTCCCGGTAGAATCATCTATCGTTCCGGAGTGCGGGTTAATCCTTTGGAACACGGCAGTTTGCCAGACTCGGAAGCAGAAGTGATTCGCACTTTAGTCGATCGCATCGAATCCCTCGAACAACAGCTGCAAAATCTGCAAACCCAAGTATCTACAATTCCATCTCCTGTACCAGTTAGTATGGCAGCCGCGATCGATAGTTGCGAACGCGCTTTACTAAATTCAGATTCTACCGATCGCTATCTTAAGAGTTGTCGCATCAGAGATAAAGCAATCCAAGAATTCCTAGATGGTGCGGGAATTTAA
- a CDS encoding Npun_F5749 family FMN-dependent PPOX-type flavoprotein, with protein sequence MSLAPWRSHLARALHRNRSLVYARYLQLATVRADGRPANRTVVFRGFLEDSDRLKFVTDARSEKAEQIDRQPWAEACWYFPNTREQFRISGKLMLVRENHPDPQLQKARQISWQELSDAARVQFAWPHPGQPRADVEAVAPAYPDPTQPLSDFCLLLLDPMQVDFLELRGEPQNRWLYRVDSDRNWSGEAINP encoded by the coding sequence ATGTCCCTTGCTCCTTGGCGATCGCATCTCGCTCGCGCCCTCCATCGCAATCGCAGTCTGGTTTACGCCCGTTATCTGCAACTGGCTACCGTCCGTGCTGATGGGCGTCCGGCTAACCGTACTGTAGTTTTCCGGGGCTTTCTGGAGGATAGCGATCGACTAAAATTTGTGACGGATGCTCGCAGCGAGAAGGCAGAACAAATCGATCGCCAACCTTGGGCGGAAGCTTGCTGGTATTTTCCCAACACTCGCGAACAATTTCGGATTTCTGGAAAACTGATGCTGGTAAGGGAGAATCATCCCGATCCACAATTGCAAAAAGCGCGTCAGATAAGTTGGCAAGAACTTTCTGATGCGGCGAGGGTACAATTTGCTTGGCCGCATCCGGGTCAACCGAGAGCCGATGTAGAGGCTGTAGCGCCGGCATATCCCGATCCAACTCAGCCGTTATCGGATTTTTGCTTATTGTTACTCGACCCTATGCAGGTAGATTTTTTGGAGTTGCGGGGGGAACCGCAAAATCGATGGTTGTATCGGGTGGACAGCGATCGCAATTGGTCTGGTGAAGCGATAAATCCTTGA
- a CDS encoding LAGLIDADG family homing endonuclease translates to MVRELERENQTSQFPETAPAANPVFFRTYSRRTEKGRETWEEVCDRTVRGLSKLGKLTPAEADLIHQMQKELKALTSGRWLWVGGSEWIEQQENFSGAYNCSSTNINDWRAFGLLMDLAMMGCGTGAVLEPKYINQLPPIRNRLNVTLQGQIGATPANQRREETEVKIEGNQVTIYVGDSRQGWVKSYQTLLELSTDERFSGEVQVAINISDVRAAGEPLKGFGGVANPVKLPGLYERCTAILNKAVGRQLNSVECCLLIDEAAVTIVAGNIRRCLPEDALVHTSKGLVPIRDVQVGDLVQTPLGFRRVVNKFDQGFQDVYEIETNGTYPRATLNHRQAVLADGKGGITWKYLASLSEGDRLLHNRQILPGTIAHLPPDITESRPSQSRTAKQLIIPELTPDIAWLIGFTQGDGYVAIGRNKHGKPYGFVTWAANNCQPELVAKIQSKIDAALALFGLTACHGVVNGENTAKSVCSSIRFAEYFHRYIKQPNVSLEVPSFILQGSVDIRSAYLAGLMDSDGSINNRPPHLVTTVYRSFVRQVAAVLSSLGIAGRLKIVQPENQAWQHKYSLTIPAFKERYNALIAPHSAKGELQQGLKMYGFTVPGTIMREAYTYSEMREMGFQGSRLVDANYERYIAEADISLDIPVTVKGLGSYDHVQTYDIEVEEAHCFYCDGYLTHNSAGMRQGFSEDELFANAKSNLWQQDADGNWRIDPERDALRMANHTRVFHHKPTLSECLEAVRKQYYSGEGAIQWAGEAVARANSDLLETPEKKLEFLKTYEQGNAKEWIEEHYSSVDKSELEHRLARVGLNPCGK, encoded by the coding sequence ATGGTTCGAGAACTTGAGCGGGAAAACCAGACCAGTCAGTTTCCGGAAACTGCACCAGCTGCCAATCCCGTGTTTTTTAGAACATACAGCCGCCGCACCGAGAAAGGGCGCGAGACATGGGAAGAAGTGTGCGATCGCACCGTTCGCGGCTTATCCAAACTCGGCAAACTGACCCCCGCAGAAGCCGACCTCATCCACCAAATGCAAAAAGAACTCAAAGCCCTCACCTCCGGTCGCTGGCTTTGGGTAGGAGGTAGCGAGTGGATCGAGCAACAAGAGAACTTTTCCGGCGCTTACAATTGCTCCTCCACAAACATAAACGACTGGCGAGCCTTTGGCCTGCTGATGGATTTGGCCATGATGGGCTGCGGTACGGGTGCTGTCCTGGAACCGAAGTATATTAACCAACTACCGCCTATCCGCAATCGTCTGAATGTCACCCTTCAGGGACAAATTGGTGCTACGCCAGCAAACCAACGTCGAGAAGAAACCGAAGTCAAAATAGAGGGGAACCAAGTTACGATCTACGTTGGTGACAGCCGCCAAGGTTGGGTTAAATCGTATCAAACGCTGCTGGAATTATCCACCGACGAACGCTTCTCAGGAGAAGTGCAAGTAGCAATAAATATCAGCGATGTTCGCGCTGCCGGAGAACCATTAAAAGGTTTTGGCGGCGTCGCTAATCCTGTTAAATTGCCGGGACTTTATGAGCGGTGTACGGCAATTTTGAATAAAGCAGTAGGTAGACAATTAAATTCAGTCGAATGCTGTTTATTAATTGATGAAGCAGCCGTCACAATTGTGGCAGGTAACATTCGTCGCTGTCTTCCCGAAGATGCTTTAGTTCATACTTCCAAAGGTTTAGTTCCTATCCGCGACGTGCAAGTAGGTGACTTAGTACAAACACCGCTAGGATTCCGGCGAGTTGTTAATAAGTTCGATCAAGGGTTTCAAGATGTCTACGAAATTGAAACCAATGGTACTTATCCAAGAGCAACTTTAAACCACAGACAAGCAGTTCTTGCAGATGGTAAGGGTGGGATTACCTGGAAATATCTTGCTAGTTTATCTGAAGGCGATCGCTTGTTACACAATAGACAAATCCTTCCAGGTACGATCGCTCACTTACCCCCCGATATTACAGAATCGAGACCTTCTCAAAGTCGAACAGCCAAACAGTTAATTATCCCCGAACTTACCCCTGATATAGCTTGGTTAATTGGCTTTACTCAGGGGGATGGCTATGTTGCGATCGGTCGGAATAAACATGGTAAACCTTACGGCTTTGTTACCTGGGCAGCCAACAATTGCCAGCCAGAACTTGTTGCCAAAATTCAATCTAAAATAGATGCTGCTTTAGCTTTATTCGGCCTAACCGCTTGCCACGGTGTTGTCAACGGCGAAAATACAGCTAAATCAGTTTGTTCATCTATTCGATTCGCTGAATACTTCCATCGTTACATTAAACAGCCTAATGTTTCCTTAGAAGTTCCTAGCTTTATTTTGCAGGGTTCTGTAGATATCAGATCTGCTTACTTAGCTGGATTAATGGATAGTGACGGCTCTATTAATAACCGCCCACCTCATTTAGTTACCACCGTTTATCGCTCATTTGTCAGACAAGTTGCAGCCGTTTTATCTAGTTTGGGAATTGCTGGCAGACTCAAAATAGTACAACCAGAAAATCAAGCATGGCAGCATAAATATAGCTTGACAATTCCAGCATTTAAGGAACGTTACAACGCGCTAATTGCTCCCCATTCTGCTAAAGGAGAACTACAGCAAGGTCTGAAAATGTATGGTTTTACCGTTCCCGGTACAATTATGCGGGAAGCTTACACCTACAGCGAGATGCGCGAAATGGGATTCCAAGGTTCTCGCTTGGTTGATGCTAACTACGAACGCTATATTGCCGAGGCAGATATCTCTTTAGATATTCCAGTGACAGTCAAAGGATTGGGCAGTTACGATCATGTCCAAACTTATGATATTGAAGTAGAAGAAGCTCATTGTTTCTACTGCGATGGGTATTTGACCCATAATAGTGCGGGAATGCGCCAAGGCTTTAGCGAAGATGAATTATTTGCTAATGCTAAATCTAACCTTTGGCAACAAGATGCTGATGGTAACTGGCGCATCGATCCAGAGCGAGATGCTTTGAGAATGGCAAATCATACCAGAGTATTTCATCACAAACCAACCTTGTCAGAATGTCTTGAAGCAGTTCGCAAACAGTATTATTCTGGTGAAGGGGCAATTCAATGGGCTGGCGAGGCAGTTGCCAGAGCTAATAGCGATCTATTGGAAACACCTGAAAAGAAATTGGAATTTCTCAAAACTTACGAACAAGGAAATGCAAAAGAATGGATTGAAGAACATTATTCTAGTGTAGACAAAAGTGAATTAGAGCATCGATTAGCCCGTGTGGGCTTAAATCCGTGTGGTAAGTAA
- a CDS encoding Piwi domain-containing protein, whose amino-acid sequence MVDSSVEQYASEIFTFAFQADPRIGCFSLTPTVTKELRNKISYHLGNLLNLTVIYHESLFWVMVHPNAEVPKKSVWQDTLNTVCEKLKKDYGDHQYEIEWQQVHPPYQPIILSNLVAQLLRDRHPFKTINVLNNNYIQVTRTCDVKAEPLCLSEVEYPGVCLTAKTQVTSLYNLATFYNQHPQKANREFLVGLEVQEERGSVGIIITLAGIVKDMRQEFSERDDLKPNTKLAWKNAPDDELVVTIKYNRGIKHYCYPLSALFLYLDDSNCQSLGIDYTKIYEAQKIHCAKRQPLMKEFLDTAQKFLASYQINLNRDNVNEHYQKLFLAYPNKPFSQTQLLFGNNGITKASNYILDGLKEGKVYQRIIPDDKVIQIGILQLCNGDVSIFIKQLKERLQTYGFLSEISNHITETLSGSPFQQRAVADQKAVDLAYETDLVIIFLPTYDRSHDEIEGGSLYHRLTQRLLRMQKPKQVIYQDTLKQNPKYVLNQVVPGIIAKLGNTPYILAKPLKIADFFIGLDVSRKPKKNLPGSMNACASVCVYGNQGQFIGYQVEPGVIEGEVIPANLLENCLSNPELRGKRVLIYRDGLFRGDEIEHLVNWSSTQKSKLILVECRKSGNPRLYRWNSQSKRISPPPQALGMLLPRNQLILVTTEVSEKIGLAKPLRLTVRPEGESANMTSLMHATLCLTLLHYGSLRKPRLPIPLYGADLLSYLNLQGVLTHNLYGNYQFW is encoded by the coding sequence ATGGTAGATTCTTCAGTTGAACAGTATGCAAGTGAGATATTTACTTTTGCTTTTCAGGCTGACCCTAGAATCGGTTGTTTTAGTCTAACTCCTACGGTTACAAAGGAGTTACGCAACAAAATTAGTTACCATTTGGGTAATTTATTAAATTTGACTGTGATTTATCATGAGTCTTTGTTTTGGGTCATGGTTCATCCTAATGCTGAAGTCCCAAAGAAGTCTGTTTGGCAAGATACGCTTAACACTGTCTGTGAAAAGCTTAAAAAAGATTATGGCGATCACCAATATGAAATTGAGTGGCAACAAGTCCACCCACCGTATCAACCAATTATTTTGAGTAACTTAGTTGCTCAACTATTACGCGATCGCCATCCATTTAAAACTATTAATGTTTTAAATAATAACTACATACAAGTTACCAGAACTTGTGATGTCAAAGCCGAACCATTATGTTTATCTGAAGTAGAATATCCAGGCGTATGCTTGACCGCTAAAACTCAAGTGACTTCTTTATATAATCTCGCTACCTTTTACAATCAACACCCTCAAAAAGCAAATCGAGAGTTTTTAGTAGGTTTGGAAGTGCAAGAAGAACGCGGTAGTGTTGGCATAATTATTACGTTGGCAGGGATAGTCAAAGACATGAGACAGGAATTTTCAGAACGAGACGATTTAAAACCAAACACTAAATTAGCATGGAAAAATGCGCCAGATGATGAACTTGTAGTTACTATCAAGTATAATAGAGGTATAAAACACTACTGTTATCCGCTTAGTGCTTTATTTCTTTACTTAGATGATAGCAATTGTCAAAGTTTAGGTATTGATTATACTAAAATATATGAAGCACAAAAGATTCATTGTGCCAAGCGTCAGCCCTTAATGAAGGAATTTTTAGATACAGCCCAAAAATTCCTGGCAAGCTACCAAATTAATCTAAATAGAGATAATGTAAATGAGCATTATCAAAAGTTGTTTTTAGCCTACCCTAACAAACCTTTTAGCCAGACTCAACTTCTATTTGGCAATAATGGTATCACTAAAGCCAGTAATTACATTCTCGACGGTTTAAAAGAAGGAAAAGTGTATCAAAGAATCATTCCTGATGATAAGGTAATCCAAATTGGTATACTTCAATTATGTAATGGTGATGTCAGCATATTTATTAAACAATTAAAAGAAAGGTTACAAACTTATGGCTTTCTTAGCGAAATTAGTAATCATATAACAGAAACTCTCTCAGGTAGCCCATTTCAGCAAAGGGCGGTAGCCGATCAAAAAGCCGTTGACTTAGCTTATGAAACAGATTTAGTGATAATATTTCTTCCTACTTATGACAGAAGCCATGATGAAATTGAAGGTGGTAGTTTATATCATCGGTTAACCCAACGTTTGCTAAGAATGCAAAAGCCAAAGCAAGTAATTTATCAAGACACATTAAAACAAAACCCAAAGTATGTATTAAATCAAGTGGTTCCAGGTATTATTGCCAAGCTGGGTAATACTCCCTACATTTTGGCAAAGCCCTTGAAGATAGCAGATTTTTTTATAGGGTTGGATGTTTCCAGAAAGCCCAAAAAGAATTTACCGGGAAGCATGAATGCTTGCGCGAGTGTTTGCGTGTATGGCAACCAAGGACAGTTTATTGGTTATCAAGTGGAACCTGGAGTTATTGAAGGTGAAGTCATACCAGCTAATTTGCTAGAAAATTGTTTAAGTAATCCCGAACTAAGAGGTAAGAGGGTATTGATTTATCGAGATGGTTTATTTAGAGGAGATGAAATCGAACATTTAGTTAACTGGAGTAGTACCCAGAAATCCAAACTAATTTTAGTAGAGTGTCGAAAATCTGGAAATCCCCGTTTATACAGATGGAACAGTCAGAGTAAAAGAATTAGCCCCCCACCCCAAGCTCTTGGTATGCTACTACCAAGAAATCAGTTAATCTTAGTAACTACAGAGGTAAGTGAAAAAATAGGTTTAGCAAAACCTCTAAGATTAACTGTCAGACCGGAAGGAGAGTCCGCTAATATGACATCGTTAATGCACGCTACTTTATGCTTGACACTACTACATTACGGTTCTCTTAGAAAACCAAGATTGCCAATACCTCTATATGGGGCAGATTTGTTATCATACCTTAACTTACAAGGAGTTTTAACTCATAATTTGTATGGGAATTATCAATTTTGGTAA
- a CDS encoding PD-(D/E)XK nuclease family protein, translating into MDYASYLIWLEYVAQAGKEEYHCHLKQYWSRIKKYDSRVKPLLLDTPQQLLGKLAQRGVFEFHQNPDLLSYDRGVERVTALIKLNQQPAEVQDKVRQILIKYQEKPVLLGKHILLLNPGNTNEVPEPIIVTQGSYQFKLYANFDCVLQENDNIIHIVDLKTGHHLQTHTGLSNYDNRQAHVYLLAASYLYPKAKTIASFYNLETQQWSSPYHQTPSLLARTAEMLAIVAKRHQQDKRNLVSNPENFHRIFRPHPGLACQYCQFTSICSFADLIP; encoded by the coding sequence ATGGATTACGCATCTTATCTCATCTGGCTGGAGTATGTAGCCCAAGCAGGTAAAGAGGAATATCACTGTCATCTCAAGCAATATTGGAGTCGAATCAAAAAATACGATTCCAGAGTAAAACCTTTATTGCTTGACACGCCTCAGCAATTATTAGGTAAGTTAGCACAAAGAGGAGTTTTTGAATTTCACCAAAATCCAGATTTGCTAAGTTACGACCGGGGAGTAGAACGAGTAACTGCGTTAATAAAACTAAACCAGCAGCCAGCAGAGGTACAAGATAAAGTCAGGCAAATACTGATTAAATACCAAGAAAAACCTGTTTTACTAGGCAAGCACATTTTATTATTAAATCCTGGAAATACCAATGAAGTTCCAGAACCTATAATTGTTACACAGGGAAGTTACCAGTTTAAACTTTATGCTAATTTTGACTGCGTATTGCAAGAAAATGATAATATTATTCACATTGTCGATTTAAAGACAGGTCATCACCTGCAAACTCATACAGGCTTATCTAATTATGACAACCGACAAGCCCATGTTTACTTGTTGGCTGCTAGTTACCTTTACCCCAAGGCTAAGACGATAGCCTCATTCTATAATCTAGAAACTCAACAATGGTCAAGCCCATATCATCAAACGCCATCCCTATTAGCTAGAACAGCGGAAATGTTGGCAATAGTAGCGAAAAGACATCAACAAGATAAACGAAACTTAGTATCTAACCCAGAGAATTTCCATAGAATTTTCCGTCCTCATCCGGGATTAGCTTGTCAGTATTGTCAATTTACTTCTATTTGTAGTTTCGCTGATTTAATTCCTTAA